The following are from one region of the Pelagibius sp. CAU 1746 genome:
- the speE gene encoding polyamine aminopropyltransferase — MSRWRVEQLHADFQLGLKADKVLYDSETDHQRLVVFENRTFGRVLTLDSVVQTTEKDEFIYHEMLAHLPILAHGAAKKVLIVGGGDGGMLEEVLKHAGVEKVTQVEIDAGVIDFSKQYLPSICKQAYDDPRLDLVIADGADFVANCTERYDVAIVDSTDPLGPGEVLFTDTFYGKAKTCLAPGGILVTQNGVPFLQGGELTNTMRAFKALFADAACYLATVPTYAGGPMAFGWGCDDPARRQVDQETLERRYEAAGIETRYYNPAVHRGAFALPNYIKELIP; from the coding sequence GTGAGCCGCTGGCGCGTCGAACAGCTTCACGCCGACTTCCAGCTTGGCCTCAAGGCCGACAAGGTTCTCTACGACAGCGAGACGGACCATCAGCGTCTCGTTGTCTTCGAGAACAGGACCTTCGGCCGCGTACTGACCCTGGACAGCGTGGTGCAGACGACCGAGAAGGACGAGTTCATCTATCACGAGATGCTCGCCCATCTGCCGATCCTCGCCCACGGTGCGGCGAAGAAGGTGCTGATCGTCGGCGGCGGCGACGGCGGCATGCTGGAAGAGGTGCTGAAGCACGCGGGCGTCGAGAAAGTGACCCAGGTCGAGATCGACGCCGGGGTCATCGACTTTTCCAAGCAGTACCTGCCGTCGATCTGCAAGCAGGCCTACGACGACCCGCGCCTCGACCTGGTGATCGCCGACGGCGCCGACTTCGTCGCTAACTGCACGGAGCGCTACGACGTGGCCATCGTCGATTCCACCGATCCGCTGGGGCCGGGCGAGGTACTCTTCACCGATACCTTCTACGGCAAGGCGAAGACCTGCCTGGCGCCGGGCGGTATCCTGGTCACGCAGAACGGTGTGCCCTTCCTGCAGGGCGGCGAGCTGACGAACACGATGCGGGCTTTCAAGGCGCTCTTCGCCGATGCCGCCTGCTATCTGGCGACGGTGCCGACCTATGCCGGCGGGCCCATGGCCTTCGGCTGGGGCTGCGACGACCCGGCCAGGCGGCAGGTCGACCAGGAGACGCTGGAGCGGCGCTATGAGGCGGCGGGGATCGAAACCCGCTACTACAACCCGGCGGTCCACCGCGGCGCCTTCGCCCTGCCGAACTACATCAAAGAGCTGATTCCCTAA
- a CDS encoding GNAT family N-acetyltransferase: MTAHHDIPVLTTDRLILRGHRLDDFPDYAALRADPEVARYIGGKTRSPAESWSRLLHSAGHWSLQSFGFWMVEERGSGRFVGEVGFADFKRGIGADFDGTPEAGWVLASWSHGKGYATEAAEAALAWGERELGMTRFVCMIDKAHAGSLRVAEKCGFRKFAETEFMGDPVILLERVRT, from the coding sequence ATGACAGCGCATCACGACATTCCCGTCCTGACCACCGACCGCCTGATCCTGCGCGGCCACAGGCTCGACGACTTCCCGGACTATGCCGCCCTGCGCGCCGACCCGGAAGTCGCCCGCTACATCGGCGGCAAGACCCGCAGCCCGGCGGAGAGCTGGTCGCGGCTGCTGCACAGCGCCGGCCACTGGTCCCTGCAAAGCTTCGGTTTCTGGATGGTGGAGGAACGCGGCAGCGGCCGCTTCGTCGGCGAGGTCGGCTTTGCCGACTTCAAGCGCGGCATCGGAGCGGACTTCGACGGCACGCCGGAGGCCGGCTGGGTGCTGGCCTCCTGGTCGCACGGCAAGGGTTACGCCACCGAAGCAGCCGAAGCCGCCCTCGCCTGGGGCGAGCGTGAACTGGGCATGACCCGCTTCGTCTGCATGATCGACAAGGCCCACGCCGGCTCCCTGCGCGTCGCCGAGAAGTGCGGCTTCAGGAAATTCGCCGAGACCGAGTTCATGGGCGACCCCGTCATCCTGCTGGAGCGGGTGAGAACGTAA
- a CDS encoding class I SAM-dependent methyltransferase, with protein MEATSESSRRFWDRTAERYARRPVADEAAYRTKLAKTREYLRPEMEVLEFGCGTGSTALTLAPHVRRILATDISAKMLEIARGKAAAAGIGNVSFEQAAIDDFETPDESFDVVLGHSILHLLHDKDAAAAKVHRMLKPGGVFVSSTVCIADMSFLLRPFLAAGHFLGFFPPVNIFTERGLLDALAAAGFAIDHQWRPGKGKAVFIVARKPA; from the coding sequence ATGGAGGCGACCAGCGAGTCCTCCCGCCGCTTCTGGGACCGGACCGCCGAGCGCTACGCGCGCCGGCCGGTCGCCGACGAGGCCGCTTACCGGACCAAGCTGGCCAAGACGCGGGAGTATCTGCGCCCCGAGATGGAGGTACTGGAGTTCGGCTGCGGCACCGGATCGACGGCACTGACCCTTGCCCCTCATGTCAGGCGCATTCTGGCCACCGACATCTCGGCGAAGATGCTGGAGATCGCCCGCGGCAAGGCCGCCGCCGCCGGGATCGGCAACGTGAGCTTCGAACAGGCGGCCATCGACGATTTCGAGACGCCGGACGAGAGCTTCGACGTGGTCCTGGGACACAGCATCCTGCATCTGCTGCACGACAAGGATGCGGCCGCCGCGAAGGTCCATCGGATGCTGAAGCCCGGCGGCGTTTTCGTCTCCAGCACCGTCTGCATCGCAGACATGTCCTTCCTGCTGCGGCCGTTCCTGGCGGCCGGGCACTTCCTCGGCTTTTTCCCGCCGGTCAATATCTTCACCGAACGAGGCCTGCTGGACGCCCTGGCCGCCGCCGGCTTCGCCATCGACCATCAGTGGCGGCCGGGCAAGGGCAAGGCGGTGTTCATCGTGGCGCGGAAGCCCGCGTAG
- the purD gene encoding phosphoribosylamine--glycine ligase yields MKVLVVGGGGREHALCWTIAASPLCHKLFCAPGNAGIAEEAECVPIAAEDVEALVAFVQKEAVDYVVVGPEAPLVLGLVDRLDEIGVKAFGPSAAAAQLEGSKGFTKDICAKYGIPTAAYGRFTEAAAAKAYVREQGAPIVVKADGLAAGKGVTVAMTEDEALAAIDEAMAGGAFGEAGAELVIEAFLEGEEASFFALVDGETALPLVTAQDHKRAFDGDEGPNTGGMGAYSPAPVMTRDLIDQTMERIILPTVAAMKAEGMPYKGVLYAGLMITGKGPELIEYNVRFGDPECQVVLMRLMSDLLPALIASSDGQLSSFDLRWYEDAALTVVMAAKGYPGAYEKGSVIRGLETAGGNSDDVKVFHAGTKPGPEGEILANGGRVLNVTAMAPSIKEAQERAYAAVDKIDWPEGFCRRDIGWRAVRRG; encoded by the coding sequence ATGAAGGTACTGGTTGTGGGCGGCGGCGGGCGCGAGCACGCGCTGTGCTGGACCATCGCGGCCTCTCCCCTCTGCCACAAGCTCTTCTGCGCGCCGGGCAACGCCGGCATCGCCGAGGAAGCCGAGTGCGTGCCCATCGCCGCCGAGGACGTCGAGGCCCTGGTCGCCTTCGTGCAGAAGGAGGCCGTCGACTACGTGGTGGTCGGCCCGGAGGCGCCGCTGGTCCTGGGCCTGGTGGACCGCCTGGATGAGATCGGGGTCAAGGCCTTCGGCCCCTCGGCCGCCGCGGCCCAATTGGAGGGCTCCAAGGGCTTCACCAAGGACATCTGCGCCAAGTACGGCATCCCCACGGCCGCCTATGGGCGCTTCACCGAGGCCGCCGCGGCCAAGGCCTACGTGCGCGAGCAAGGCGCCCCCATCGTGGTGAAGGCCGACGGTCTCGCCGCCGGCAAGGGCGTCACCGTCGCCATGACCGAGGACGAAGCCCTGGCCGCCATCGACGAGGCCATGGCCGGCGGCGCCTTCGGCGAGGCCGGCGCGGAACTGGTCATCGAGGCTTTCCTGGAAGGCGAGGAAGCCAGCTTCTTCGCCCTGGTCGACGGCGAGACCGCCCTGCCGCTGGTCACCGCCCAGGACCACAAGCGCGCCTTCGACGGCGACGAAGGCCCCAACACCGGCGGCATGGGCGCCTACTCCCCCGCCCCGGTGATGACCCGGGACCTGATCGACCAGACCATGGAGCGCATCATCCTGCCGACCGTGGCGGCGATGAAGGCCGAGGGCATGCCCTACAAGGGCGTGCTCTACGCCGGCCTGATGATCACCGGCAAGGGGCCGGAACTGATCGAATACAACGTGCGCTTCGGCGACCCGGAATGCCAGGTGGTGCTGATGCGCCTGATGTCGGACCTGCTGCCGGCCCTCATCGCCAGCTCGGACGGCCAACTGTCCAGCTTCGATCTGCGCTGGTACGAGGACGCGGCGCTGACCGTGGTCATGGCCGCCAAGGGCTATCCCGGCGCCTACGAGAAGGGTTCGGTGATCCGCGGCCTGGAGACCGCCGGCGGCAACTCCGACGACGTGAAGGTCTTCCATGCCGGCACCAAACCGGGCCCCGAGGGCGAGATCCTGGCCAACGGCGGGCGCGTCCTTAACGTCACCGCCATGGCGCCCAGCATCAAGGAAGCCCAGGAACGCGCCTATGCCGCCGTCGACAAGATCGACTGGCCGGAAGGCTTCTGCCGCCGCGACATCGGCTGGCGCGCCGTGCGGCGCGGCTAG
- the xseA gene encoding exodeoxyribonuclease VII large subunit, producing the protein MSDFYPESGPAGGGFAGNAPGNVPEFSVSEISQAVKRTLEGTFERVRVRGEISGFKRAASGHLYMALKDENAVLDAVCWRGTAGRLSIKPEDGMEVIASGRITSYPGRSKYQIVIDSLELAGEGALLKLLEDRRRKLAEEGLFAEERKQGLPFLPQVIGVVTSPTGAVIRDILHRLADRFPRRVLVWPVLVQGEGAAEQVAAAIRGFNAFPAAGGPLPRPDLLIVARGGGSLEDLWAFNEEVVVRAAAESRIPLISAVGHETDTTLIDFAADRRAPTPTAAAEMAVPVRRDLLIQAGDLERRLLAATTRLVAERRERLEGLGRGLVDPKRLVEEMSQRLDERAERLKAAWNGLLRDWQARLDRLQASLPHPRQLLAVKAEQLAGPAGRLDYIRPRLLAERRREVDGLNRVLESISYTNVLKRGYAVVMGPEGVVTKPEEVTPGLALELRFASGSAAATGGAGQPASQSAEAPASAEKPAANKPAANKPAARKGEKKTPSSDDPQGSLL; encoded by the coding sequence ATGAGCGATTTTTATCCAGAATCAGGCCCCGCAGGCGGCGGCTTCGCGGGGAACGCACCAGGGAATGTCCCGGAATTCTCGGTTTCGGAGATTTCCCAGGCGGTGAAGCGCACCCTCGAAGGCACCTTCGAGCGGGTGCGCGTGCGCGGCGAGATTTCGGGGTTCAAGCGCGCGGCCTCGGGCCATCTCTACATGGCGCTGAAGGACGAGAACGCGGTGCTGGACGCCGTCTGCTGGCGCGGCACCGCCGGCAGGCTCTCCATCAAGCCGGAAGACGGCATGGAGGTCATCGCCAGCGGGCGCATCACCAGCTACCCGGGCCGCTCCAAGTACCAGATCGTCATCGATTCGCTGGAACTGGCGGGCGAGGGCGCGCTGCTGAAACTGCTGGAGGACCGGCGCCGCAAATTGGCCGAAGAGGGCCTCTTCGCCGAGGAGCGCAAGCAGGGACTGCCCTTCCTGCCGCAGGTCATCGGCGTGGTCACCTCGCCGACCGGCGCGGTCATCCGCGACATCCTGCACCGCCTGGCCGACCGCTTTCCGCGCCGGGTGCTGGTCTGGCCGGTGCTGGTGCAGGGCGAGGGTGCGGCCGAGCAGGTCGCCGCCGCGATCCGCGGCTTCAACGCTTTCCCGGCCGCGGGCGGCCCCTTGCCGCGGCCGGACCTTCTGATCGTCGCGCGCGGCGGCGGCTCCCTGGAGGATCTCTGGGCCTTCAACGAGGAGGTCGTGGTGCGCGCCGCCGCCGAGTCGCGGATTCCGCTGATCTCCGCCGTCGGCCACGAGACCGACACCACCCTCATCGACTTCGCCGCCGACCGCCGCGCGCCGACGCCCACCGCCGCGGCCGAGATGGCGGTGCCGGTGCGCCGCGACCTGCTGATCCAGGCCGGCGATCTTGAGCGCCGTCTGCTGGCCGCCACGACGCGGCTGGTGGCGGAGCGCCGGGAGCGGCTGGAGGGGCTGGGCCGCGGCCTCGTCGACCCCAAGCGCCTGGTGGAGGAAATGAGCCAGCGCCTGGACGAGCGCGCCGAGCGCCTGAAGGCTGCGTGGAATGGGCTGCTGCGCGACTGGCAGGCGCGCCTCGACCGCCTGCAGGCCAGCCTGCCGCATCCGCGCCAGCTCTTGGCGGTGAAGGCCGAGCAGCTTGCCGGCCCGGCGGGCCGTCTCGACTATATCCGCCCGCGCCTGCTGGCCGAGCGGCGGCGCGAAGTCGACGGTCTTAACCGGGTGTTGGAGAGTATCTCCTATACCAATGTCTTGAAACGCGGCTACGCGGTGGTGATGGGCCCGGAAGGTGTCGTGACCAAGCCCGAGGAGGTCACGCCGGGCCTGGCCCTGGAGCTGCGGTTCGCCTCCGGCAGCGCGGCGGCCACCGGCGGGGCCGGCCAGCCGGCTTCCCAATCGGCAGAGGCCCCGGCATCCGCCGAGAAGCCGGCGGCCAATAAGCCGGCGGCCAATAAGCCGGCGGCCCGCAAGGGTGAAAAGAAGACGCCGTCCTCCGACGATCCACAGGGGTCCCTGTTGTGA
- a CDS encoding M23 family metallopeptidase, translating into MTRALLSAIVLLLAVSSARAEELTLDGQFTQGGLVFGKTLPGATASLDGEALRVTPDGRFIFGFGRDHAPRATLTVTVPGGAVITRELEVAQRAYDIQRIDGIKKDYVSPPEEVLARIRADAAAAAEARTADRPESDFDSGFIWPATGPISGVYGSQRILNGEPRQPHYGVDVAGPVGTPVMAPANGVVTLAHPDMYFSGATLIIDHGHRLSSSFLHLEEILVQVGQRVKQGEVVALMGKSGRVTGPHLDWRMNWRGERIDPALLVPPMPKSE; encoded by the coding sequence GTGACCAGAGCTTTGTTGAGCGCCATCGTCCTGTTGCTTGCGGTCTCCTCCGCCCGGGCGGAGGAGCTGACCCTGGACGGCCAGTTCACCCAGGGCGGCCTCGTCTTCGGCAAGACACTTCCCGGCGCCACGGCCAGCCTGGACGGCGAGGCGCTGCGCGTGACCCCGGACGGGCGCTTCATCTTCGGCTTCGGGCGCGACCACGCGCCCAGGGCGACGCTAACGGTGACCGTGCCCGGCGGCGCCGTGATCACCCGCGAGTTGGAGGTGGCGCAGCGCGCGTACGACATCCAGCGCATCGACGGCATCAAGAAGGACTACGTGAGCCCGCCCGAGGAGGTGCTGGCGCGCATCCGCGCCGACGCGGCGGCGGCGGCCGAGGCGCGCACCGCCGACCGTCCGGAGAGCGATTTCGACTCGGGCTTCATCTGGCCCGCCACCGGGCCGATTTCCGGCGTCTACGGCTCGCAGCGCATCCTGAACGGCGAGCCGCGCCAGCCGCACTACGGCGTCGACGTGGCGGGCCCCGTGGGGACGCCGGTCATGGCGCCGGCCAACGGCGTGGTGACGCTGGCCCACCCCGATATGTACTTCTCCGGCGCTACGCTGATCATCGACCACGGTCACCGTCTCAGTTCCTCCTTCCTGCACCTGGAGGAAATCCTGGTGCAAGTGGGCCAGCGGGTGAAGCAAGGTGAGGTGGTGGCCCTGATGGGCAAGTCGGGCCGCGTCACCGGCCCGCACCTGGATTGGCGCATGAACTGGCGCGGCGAACGCATCGACCCGGCCCTGCTGGTCCCGCCGATGCCGAAGAGCGAGTAG
- a CDS encoding lauroyl acyltransferase, with translation MTGWAHKHRPWRKALRSLRHAVEGLAQFLLLGIFWLLPVDWASNLGGWLTRQIGSRLAVSRRAMEHLAIAFPEMPEAERRRIVAGMWENLGRMIAEYPHLGAIADPASGRIEVAGAERLAAVRNRGKAFIVISAHMANFELMPIAAYKHGHNMTVVSRPVNNPIIQRILLFFRQRPTGDWGKIPKGVSGARQAVKLLQQGQNLGVLVDQRVSQGVPLPLFGRPARTNLGIARLALDHDVEVFPAHLERLGGARFRLTVEEPLARPALEDRQEAAKAMMTEVNRILERWIRRRPEDWLWLHRRWDRP, from the coding sequence ATGACCGGCTGGGCCCACAAGCACCGCCCCTGGCGCAAGGCCCTGCGCTCCCTCCGCCATGCCGTCGAAGGGCTGGCGCAGTTCCTGCTGCTCGGCATCTTCTGGCTGCTGCCGGTCGACTGGGCCTCCAACCTGGGCGGCTGGCTGACGCGGCAGATCGGCAGCCGCCTGGCGGTCAGCCGCCGCGCCATGGAGCACCTGGCCATCGCCTTTCCGGAGATGCCGGAGGCCGAACGCCGCCGCATCGTCGCCGGCATGTGGGAAAACCTGGGGCGTATGATCGCCGAATACCCGCACCTGGGCGCCATCGCCGACCCCGCCTCGGGGCGCATCGAGGTAGCCGGCGCCGAGCGCCTGGCGGCGGTCCGCAACCGGGGCAAGGCCTTCATCGTCATCTCCGCTCATATGGCGAACTTCGAGCTGATGCCGATTGCGGCCTACAAGCATGGCCACAACATGACGGTGGTGTCCCGCCCGGTGAACAACCCCATCATCCAGCGCATTCTGCTGTTCTTCCGCCAGCGCCCGACCGGCGACTGGGGCAAGATCCCCAAGGGCGTCAGCGGCGCCCGCCAGGCGGTGAAGCTGCTGCAGCAGGGCCAGAACCTGGGGGTGCTGGTCGACCAGCGGGTCAGCCAGGGCGTGCCCCTGCCGCTCTTCGGCAGGCCGGCGCGTACCAATCTGGGCATCGCACGCTTGGCCCTGGACCACGACGTGGAGGTTTTCCCGGCGCACCTGGAGCGCCTGGGCGGCGCCCGCTTCCGCCTGACGGTGGAAGAGCCGCTGGCCCGCCCCGCCCTGGAGGACAGACAGGAAGCCGCCAAGGCCATGATGACCGAGGTGAACCGGATTCTGGAACGCTGGATCCGCCGGCGCCCCGAGGACTGGCTGTGGCTGCACCGCCGCTGGGACCGGCCTTAG
- the lpxK gene encoding tetraacyldisaccharide 4'-kinase produces the protein MQAPDFWHRDGLLARLLNPLGGIYHLAGVARRAAARPWQAAVPVICVGNLVAGGAGKTPVALSLLEILKDRGLRPAALTRGYGGAAAGPLRVVPGEHDAADVGDEALLLAAAAPTWVSRDRVAGARAAAEAGADIIVMDDGFQNPSLKKDLSLLVVDAGYGLGNGRVMPAGPLRETAASGLARADALVIVGEGYIGETEKNLAKDLAVLRARLQPKDDALRGQRVFAFAGIGRPEKFFETLRGQGAELAGTESFPDHQPYTAATLARLRSAARAAGAQLVTTAKDAARMGAARPGAGAPDIAVLDVDLAWDDKEALLRLLERLPELRARTSPP, from the coding sequence ATGCAAGCGCCTGACTTCTGGCACCGCGACGGCCTGTTGGCGCGGTTGCTGAACCCGCTGGGCGGCATCTATCACCTGGCCGGCGTGGCCCGCCGCGCCGCCGCCAGGCCCTGGCAGGCGGCCGTTCCGGTGATCTGCGTCGGCAACCTGGTGGCTGGCGGCGCCGGCAAGACGCCGGTGGCGCTCTCCCTGCTCGAAATCCTGAAAGACCGTGGCCTGAGGCCCGCCGCCCTGACCCGCGGCTACGGCGGCGCGGCGGCGGGGCCGCTGCGCGTGGTGCCGGGCGAGCACGACGCGGCGGACGTCGGCGACGAGGCTCTGCTGCTGGCCGCGGCCGCGCCCACCTGGGTCTCGCGCGACCGGGTCGCCGGGGCCAGGGCCGCGGCGGAGGCCGGCGCGGACATCATCGTCATGGACGACGGTTTCCAGAACCCGAGCCTGAAGAAAGACCTTTCGCTGCTGGTGGTCGACGCGGGCTACGGCCTGGGCAACGGCCGGGTCATGCCGGCGGGCCCGCTGCGCGAAACGGCGGCCAGCGGCCTTGCCCGCGCCGACGCGCTGGTCATCGTGGGAGAGGGCTATATCGGCGAAACCGAAAAGAACCTGGCGAAAGACCTGGCGGTTCTGCGCGCGCGCCTGCAGCCCAAGGACGACGCGCTGCGGGGGCAGCGCGTCTTCGCCTTCGCCGGCATCGGCCGCCCGGAGAAGTTCTTCGAGACCCTGCGCGGCCAAGGTGCAGAACTGGCGGGAACGGAGTCCTTCCCCGACCACCAGCCCTACACGGCGGCGACCCTGGCGCGCCTGCGCAGCGCCGCCCGGGCCGCCGGGGCGCAACTGGTCACCACCGCCAAGGACGCGGCCCGCATGGGTGCGGCGCGCCCGGGGGCCGGCGCGCCGGACATTGCCGTGCTTGACGTGGACCTGGCCTGGGACGACAAGGAGGCCCTGCTCCGGCTTCTGGAGCGCCTGCCCGAACTGCGCGCAAGGACCTCCCCTCCATGA
- a CDS encoding lysophospholipid acyltransferase family protein, protein MKILSTWIKSEPAQKLFGYGIAGLMWLFHLTVRWERRIDPETRALLDAGKPMILCMWHGRMFFLSGGWPKPPKLMGVVASGHRDGQLIARGARAFGYETIAGSSRRGGATALRGMSRLLKQGTTVVITPDGPKGPRMRFKSGAVKAAQMTGAPLVALTGSARPRKLFRTWDRFCLPLPFARAVIHFGPPITVPREADAETLERCRRTAEDCLNSLTNEAERALGQEEIEAAAPEVAAGKAEDRHASA, encoded by the coding sequence GTGAAAATCCTCTCCACATGGATCAAGTCGGAACCGGCGCAGAAGCTCTTCGGCTACGGGATCGCCGGCCTCATGTGGCTGTTCCACCTGACGGTGCGCTGGGAACGGCGCATCGATCCGGAGACCCGGGCCCTGCTCGACGCCGGCAAGCCGATGATCCTCTGCATGTGGCACGGCCGCATGTTCTTTCTCTCCGGCGGCTGGCCGAAGCCGCCCAAGCTTATGGGCGTGGTCGCCTCCGGCCACCGTGACGGGCAGCTCATCGCACGCGGCGCCCGGGCCTTCGGCTACGAGACGATCGCCGGCTCAAGCCGGCGCGGCGGCGCCACGGCCCTGCGCGGCATGAGCCGCCTGCTGAAACAGGGCACCACCGTGGTGATCACCCCCGACGGCCCCAAGGGCCCGCGCATGCGCTTCAAGTCCGGCGCCGTGAAGGCGGCCCAGATGACCGGCGCGCCGCTGGTGGCGCTGACCGGCAGCGCCCGGCCGCGCAAGCTTTTCCGGACCTGGGACCGCTTCTGCCTGCCGCTGCCTTTCGCCCGCGCGGTGATACATTTCGGCCCGCCGATCACGGTGCCGCGCGAGGCCGACGCCGAGACCCTGGAGCGCTGCCGCCGGACGGCTGAGGATTGCCTCAACAGCCTGACCAACGAAGCCGAGCGCGCCCTGGGCCAGGAAGAGATCGAGGCCGCCGCCCCGGAAGTCGCGGCGGGCAAAGCGGAAGACCGCCATGCAAGCGCCTGA
- a CDS encoding ABC transporter ATP-binding protein — MDLRDEHTKVLVRRLLRDYIARHKGRIALALIGMGVVAATTAAFTQLIKPVVNEIFIAQRAELLYPIAIATVAVFTLRGFAAYGQAVLMSFVGHRVVARIQQQLFDKLIGADLAFFHHNSPGTLISHFINDVNLLRNMASSTLTAIGKDSLTAIFLVGVMFAEDWLLALITTVILPLAILPSVRIGRSMRKVSGKNQQQMGRLTTLLDEAFQGIRHVKAYVMERYESQRADAAIEEVFRLNQKSARVSNIIHPVMEALGGFAIAAVILYGGSEVITGERDAGSLFTFIFALLLAYEPLKRLSKLNAQLQNGLAAAQRVFALLDMPPQITDTPGAEPLRIGLGEVRFNDVHFSYDDAKAALHGVSLEAPGGKTVALVGPSGAGKSTILNLIPRFYDPSGGSVTIDGQDLRGVTLDSLRHAIALVSQEILLFDDTVRANIAYGRPGAGEAEIEEAARMAGAHDFILAFPQGYDTPVGPRGSNLSGGQRQRIAIARAMLKDAPILLLDEATSALDSESERHVQRALGQLMQGRTTFVIAHRLSTVVDADLIYVIEEGRIIERGSHAELLARGGHYARLYAMQFAEQEDGGTAKGTPKDLRVQA; from the coding sequence GTGGACCTGCGCGACGAGCACACCAAGGTGCTGGTTCGCCGGCTGCTGCGCGACTACATCGCCCGGCACAAGGGCCGCATCGCCCTGGCGCTCATCGGCATGGGCGTCGTCGCCGCCACCACCGCCGCCTTCACCCAGCTCATCAAGCCGGTGGTGAACGAGATCTTCATCGCCCAGCGCGCCGAACTGCTCTACCCCATCGCCATCGCCACCGTCGCGGTCTTCACGCTGCGCGGCTTCGCCGCCTACGGCCAGGCGGTGCTGATGAGCTTCGTCGGCCACCGGGTGGTGGCGCGCATCCAACAGCAGCTCTTCGACAAGCTGATCGGCGCCGACCTGGCTTTCTTCCACCACAATTCGCCGGGCACGCTGATCTCCCACTTCATCAACGACGTAAACCTGCTGCGCAACATGGCCTCCTCGACCTTGACCGCCATCGGCAAGGACAGCCTGACGGCGATCTTCCTGGTCGGCGTCATGTTCGCCGAGGACTGGCTGCTGGCGCTGATCACCACGGTGATCCTGCCGCTGGCGATCCTGCCCTCGGTGCGCATCGGGCGGTCCATGCGCAAGGTTTCCGGCAAGAACCAGCAGCAGATGGGACGCCTGACCACCCTGCTGGACGAGGCCTTCCAGGGCATTCGCCACGTCAAGGCCTATGTCATGGAGCGCTACGAATCCCAGCGCGCCGACGCGGCCATCGAGGAAGTCTTCCGCCTCAACCAGAAATCCGCGCGGGTCAGCAACATCATCCATCCGGTGATGGAGGCACTGGGCGGCTTCGCCATCGCCGCGGTAATCCTCTACGGCGGCAGCGAGGTGATCACCGGCGAGCGCGACGCAGGCTCGCTCTTCACCTTCATCTTCGCCCTGCTGCTGGCCTACGAGCCGCTGAAGCGCCTGAGCAAGCTGAACGCGCAACTGCAGAACGGCCTGGCCGCCGCGCAGCGCGTCTTCGCCCTGCTGGACATGCCGCCGCAGATCACCGACACCCCCGGCGCCGAGCCGCTGCGGATCGGCCTGGGCGAAGTCCGCTTCAACGACGTGCATTTTTCCTATGACGACGCCAAGGCGGCGCTGCACGGTGTCAGCCTGGAAGCGCCGGGCGGCAAGACCGTGGCCCTGGTCGGACCCTCGGGCGCCGGCAAGTCGACCATCCTGAACCTCATCCCGCGCTTCTACGACCCCTCGGGCGGCAGCGTCACCATCGACGGCCAGGACCTGCGCGGCGTGACCCTGGACTCCCTGCGCCACGCCATCGCCCTGGTCAGCCAGGAGATACTGCTGTTCGACGACACGGTGCGCGCCAACATCGCCTACGGCCGCCCCGGCGCCGGCGAGGCGGAGATCGAGGAAGCCGCGCGCATGGCCGGCGCCCACGACTTCATCCTTGCCTTCCCCCAGGGCTACGACACGCCGGTCGGGCCGCGCGGCAGCAACCTCTCCGGCGGCCAGCGCCAGCGCATCGCCATCGCCCGCGCCATGTTGAAGGACGCGCCGATCCTGCTGCTCGACGAGGCCACCTCGGCCCTGGACAGCGAGTCCGAACGCCACGTGCAGCGCGCCCTGGGCCAGCTCATGCAGGGCCGCACCACCTTCGTCATCGCCCACCGCCTCTCCACGGTCGTCGACGCCGACCTGATCTACGTGATCGAGGAAGGCCGGATCATCGAGCGCGGCAGCCACGCCGAACTGCTGGCCCGCGGCGGCCACTACGCGCGGCTCTACGCCATGCAGTTCGCCGAACAGGAAGACGGCGGAACCGCGAAGGGCACCCCCAAAGACCTGCGCGTCCAGGCCTGA